A genomic stretch from Caulobacter sp. FWC2 includes:
- a CDS encoding DUF6680 family protein encodes MATQDPNHALFLGFALKDIIGAILIPIVAVLTTLFYQDKQGQKKERMQVLRMLLATRHMPSDPAYSTAINLIRVEFNSVKSVMDAHTKYIEQINLRVPPEGEALHQNQVAKAQTKLISSIMKCLGLKFSEADIQSDAYAAAGFINRDNLYLDSMHAARDSANSMRDVAVALRFQTELLANQIAPAAAPILPPAAD; translated from the coding sequence ATGGCCACGCAAGATCCTAATCACGCTCTTTTCTTGGGCTTTGCGCTAAAGGATATAATCGGCGCCATCCTCATTCCAATTGTGGCAGTACTTACTACCTTGTTTTATCAAGACAAACAGGGACAGAAGAAGGAGCGCATGCAAGTTCTTCGGATGCTTTTGGCGACACGCCATATGCCCTCCGATCCAGCTTACAGTACGGCCATCAATCTCATCCGCGTCGAGTTTAACTCTGTAAAAAGCGTTATGGACGCACACACTAAATATATCGAACAAATCAACTTGCGCGTTCCGCCTGAAGGAGAGGCCCTTCACCAAAATCAGGTCGCAAAGGCCCAGACGAAATTAATTTCGTCGATAATGAAGTGCCTAGGGCTGAAATTCTCCGAAGCCGATATCCAATCGGACGCGTACGCGGCTGCGGGTTTTATAAATCGCGACAACCTCTATTTAGACAGCATGCATGCCGCCCGTGATTCAGCAAATTCGATGAGAGATGTCGCTGTCGCTCTTCGATTTCAAACTGAACTTCTCGCAAACCAGATAGCGCCTGCGGCAGCGCCGATATTACCACCCGCTGCTGATTAA
- a CDS encoding NUDIX domain-containing protein — MLWRRRIEPFTRPLVYAFFRMARGLTLGVRAVVTDQAGKVLLIQHTYIKGWYLPGGGVERGETAETAVVRELQEEAGVRALSRPRLISAHSNEVLHPGDHVLVYRVEAWEPCASDAEGEIHAVGWFGLDELPEETTKATRRRIAEALGDAEPDVMW; from the coding sequence ATGCTCTGGCGCCGTCGCATCGAACCCTTCACCCGCCCCCTGGTCTACGCCTTCTTCCGCATGGCGCGCGGCTTGACGCTGGGCGTGCGGGCGGTGGTCACCGATCAGGCCGGCAAGGTCCTGCTGATCCAGCACACCTACATCAAGGGGTGGTACCTGCCCGGCGGCGGGGTCGAGCGCGGCGAGACGGCCGAGACCGCCGTGGTCCGCGAACTGCAGGAAGAGGCCGGCGTGCGCGCCCTGTCGCGCCCGCGCCTGATCTCGGCCCACAGCAACGAGGTCCTGCACCCCGGCGACCACGTGCTGGTCTATCGCGTCGAGGCCTGGGAGCCTTGTGCTTCCGACGCCGAGGGCGAGATCCACGCGGTCGGCTGGTTCGGGCTGGACGAGCTCCCGGAGGAGACCACCAAGGCCACGCGGCGGCGGATCGCCGAGGCTTTGGGCGATGCGGAGCCAGATGTGATGTGGTGA
- a CDS encoding aldehyde dehydrogenase family protein yields the protein MREYTKFYIDGAWVDPAAPKTLDVINPANEEVAGVISMGSEVDVDRAVRAARKAFDSWSQTSREERIDVLERIIAEYQKRFEDMAKAITEEMGAPAWLAQRAQAAMGIGHVQTAVAVLKNYKFEEDRGTTRIVKEPIGVCAFITPWNWPVNQIACKVAPALATGCTMVLKPSEIAPFSGYIWAEILHAAGVPHGVFNLVNGDGPTVGAALSSHPEVDMVSFTGSTRAGIEVAKNAAPTVKRVHQELGGKSPNIILDDADFARAVGGGVASVMLNSGQSCNAPTRMLVPGARMDEVIAIAKAAAESHTVGDPNGNHKMGPVVSETQWNKIQGLIQKGIDEGATLVTGGVGRPEGLDKGYYVKPTVFANVKPDMTISKEEIFGPVISILGYDTVEEAVTVGNDTEYGLAAYVSGGDPEAVRAVAAKLRAGQVNLNGASPDLMAPFGGYKMSGNGREWGDHAFGEFLETKAILGYAPKVAAE from the coding sequence ATGCGCGAGTACACCAAGTTCTATATCGACGGCGCCTGGGTCGACCCGGCCGCGCCCAAGACGCTCGACGTCATCAACCCGGCCAACGAAGAGGTCGCCGGCGTGATCTCGATGGGCTCGGAGGTCGATGTCGACCGCGCCGTCCGCGCCGCCCGCAAGGCGTTCGACAGCTGGTCGCAGACCAGCCGCGAGGAGCGCATCGACGTGCTCGAGCGCATCATCGCCGAGTACCAGAAGCGCTTCGAGGACATGGCCAAGGCCATCACCGAGGAGATGGGCGCTCCGGCCTGGCTGGCCCAGCGCGCCCAGGCCGCCATGGGCATCGGCCACGTCCAGACCGCCGTCGCCGTGCTCAAGAACTACAAGTTCGAGGAAGACCGGGGCACGACCCGGATCGTCAAGGAGCCGATCGGCGTCTGCGCCTTCATCACGCCGTGGAACTGGCCGGTGAACCAGATCGCCTGCAAGGTCGCGCCCGCCCTGGCCACCGGCTGCACCATGGTGCTGAAGCCGTCGGAGATCGCGCCGTTCAGCGGCTATATCTGGGCTGAGATCCTGCACGCCGCCGGCGTGCCGCACGGCGTCTTCAACCTGGTCAATGGCGACGGCCCCACGGTCGGCGCGGCCCTGTCCAGCCATCCTGAAGTCGACATGGTCTCGTTCACCGGCTCCACCCGCGCCGGCATCGAGGTGGCCAAGAACGCCGCGCCGACCGTCAAGCGCGTCCACCAGGAGCTGGGCGGCAAGAGCCCCAACATCATCCTCGACGACGCCGACTTCGCCCGCGCGGTGGGCGGCGGCGTGGCCTCGGTGATGCTGAACTCGGGCCAGTCGTGCAACGCCCCGACCCGGATGCTTGTGCCGGGTGCGCGCATGGACGAGGTGATCGCCATCGCCAAGGCCGCCGCCGAGAGCCACACGGTCGGCGACCCGAACGGCAACCACAAGATGGGCCCGGTGGTCAGCGAGACCCAGTGGAACAAGATCCAGGGCCTGATCCAGAAGGGCATCGACGAGGGCGCCACCCTGGTCACCGGCGGCGTCGGCCGTCCGGAAGGGCTCGACAAGGGCTACTATGTGAAGCCCACCGTCTTCGCCAATGTGAAGCCCGACATGACGATCTCCAAGGAAGAGATCTTCGGCCCGGTGATCTCGATCCTCGGCTACGACACGGTCGAGGAAGCCGTCACCGTCGGCAACGACACCGAGTACGGCCTGGCGGCCTATGTCTCGGGCGGCGACCCGGAGGCGGTGCGTGCTGTTGCGGCTAAACTCCGCGCCGGCCAAGTGAACCTGAACGGCGCCAGCCCTGACCTGATGGCCCCGTTCGGCGGCTACAAGATGAGCGGCAACGGCCGGGAGTGGGGCGACCACGCGTTCGGGGAGTTCCTGGAGACGAAGGCGATCCTGGGTTACGCGCCGAAGGTGGCGGCGGAGTAG
- a CDS encoding dihydroneopterin aldolase, with protein MTGPFDWQTAAPHQVAVLEDVEVLVRCGLHPWERHPERPNRLRFSVRLYSRTEFTGPGTYIDYDPVRALIVGWQGRDHVDLLETLLQEAVDAAFLDPLVDACWVRVVKPEIFPETRAAGVEWFKVRPS; from the coding sequence ATGACGGGCCCCTTCGACTGGCAGACCGCCGCGCCGCATCAGGTCGCGGTGCTGGAGGACGTCGAGGTTCTGGTCCGTTGCGGGCTGCACCCGTGGGAGCGCCATCCCGAGCGCCCCAACCGGCTGCGCTTCAGCGTGCGGCTGTATTCCCGGACCGAGTTCACCGGTCCGGGGACCTATATCGACTATGATCCGGTGCGCGCCCTGATCGTGGGCTGGCAGGGCCGCGACCATGTCGACCTGCTGGAAACCCTGCTGCAGGAGGCCGTCGACGCGGCATTCCTCGACCCGCTGGTCGACGCCTGCTGGGTGCGCGTCGTCAAGCCGGAGATCTTCCCGGAGACCCGTGCGGCCGGCGTCGAGTGGTTCAAGGTCCGGCCTTCGTGA
- a CDS encoding DUF3606 domain-containing protein — MAGLKDKRGFIDKDRLDLSERQAVEYWMKRWGVTRDQITAAHRKVGRMTKDIAAELGKKR, encoded by the coding sequence ATGGCCGGACTCAAGGACAAGCGCGGTTTCATCGACAAGGATCGCCTGGATCTCTCCGAGCGCCAGGCCGTCGAGTACTGGATGAAGCGCTGGGGCGTCACCCGCGACCAGATCACCGCCGCCCATCGCAAGGTCGGCCGGATGACCAAGGACATCGCCGCCGAGCTCGGCAAGAAGCGCTGA
- a CDS encoding SDR family oxidoreductase yields MTSAPLKVALVTGAARRIGAVLARALAEAGYAVALHYRSSAQDAQALAHALTADGHVVALFQADLSIPAEGQALVGAVRARFGRLDLLVNNASLFEYDTFETLTAERWDRHIATNLTAPVFLIQAFATALGEAETGLVVNLLDQKVLRPNPDYFAYTAGKLGLAALTPVLALALAPKVRVCGLSPGVTLPSGKQTQDDYVRAARATPSGVSSTPADLARALLFIVDTPAFSGQTLTIDGGESLLGRPRDVAYDPEV; encoded by the coding sequence GTGACGAGCGCCCCTCTGAAAGTCGCGCTCGTCACCGGCGCCGCGCGACGTATCGGCGCTGTCCTGGCGCGGGCGCTGGCGGAAGCCGGCTACGCCGTCGCCCTGCACTATCGGAGCTCGGCGCAGGACGCCCAGGCTCTTGCCCACGCCCTGACCGCCGACGGCCATGTCGTGGCGCTGTTCCAGGCCGACCTCTCGATCCCCGCCGAGGGCCAGGCCCTGGTCGGCGCCGTCCGCGCCCGGTTCGGCCGGCTGGACCTGCTGGTCAACAACGCCTCGCTGTTCGAGTATGACACCTTCGAGACCCTGACTGCGGAGCGCTGGGACCGGCACATCGCCACCAACCTGACCGCGCCGGTGTTCCTGATCCAGGCCTTCGCCACGGCCCTGGGCGAGGCCGAGACCGGCCTGGTGGTGAACCTGCTGGACCAGAAGGTGCTGCGGCCCAATCCCGACTACTTCGCCTACACCGCCGGCAAGCTGGGCCTGGCCGCCCTGACCCCGGTGCTGGCCCTGGCGCTGGCCCCGAAGGTGCGGGTCTGCGGCCTGTCCCCGGGCGTCACCCTGCCCTCGGGCAAGCAGACGCAGGACGACTATGTCCGCGCCGCCCGCGCCACGCCGTCGGGCGTCAGCAGCACCCCGGCCGACCTGGCCCGCGCCCTGCTCTTCATCGTCGACACCCCGGCCTTCTCGGGCCAGACCCTGACCATCGACGGCGGCGAGAGCCTGCTGGGCCGCCCGCGCGACGTGGCTTACGACCCAGAGGTCTAG